A window from Schistosoma haematobium chromosome 3, whole genome shotgun sequence encodes these proteins:
- the CDH24_1 gene encoding Cdh24p (EggNog:ENOG41KOG3594~COG:U), with amino-acid sequence MFSLLAKPNHNCIIKLSSTICFIHVIFFINYIVTFNPIVLRDNTRENEIVSKDFLLNYIQSGYKLSLLQSSKGREYFDINENHQLITSRFIDRDKLCLQSRLCCPLEGSTTTVTVTSTISSNIGSPGHTNFMDYQHNYLPHTTSRNHIHELPTQSIYYPNLCSAKMHDTKSLYNPMCTFNLTVSVMTSPAEVPDTHQITIIICDENDHVPQFKNPNDHLKMLSGQNSFPASFSGQPILITNLSEASPVGSRIVLPLAEDLDSSPFNVQRYELENLDHLITSESDLPMFQLNYTKNIVISSDGHYPSHSVGHVSNDRTESVISKLELVLLKPLNREEKDQYKLQIHAIDGGQPSQTGTLILFIHVIDINDHAPVFNQSVYEIHVSEGIINKTILQLSATDADAGENAVIIYKFPKGSEWITSTSSLISNDMKNVNQYPPGYWFHLDDSTGRLSIQRPLDYETKSEHIFEVLAYNPPSVLSSPNHRVSSDMTATAKIIVKVDNEYDEPPFIQIDYSNEKNEQYKHVTENSMNLYFIAFIIVTDPDYNDNNNYHSHSSSSLSKTASISCKLETHNESYSLFESDNYKLNRANEVRYALQTIKSLDRELGDENRVVISCTDSDTPPKTSTATAVVKIDDQNDCIPEIHVSTISLTAASTYNADKFQRRQPHYIPVQPWSVKKLTYLLDNEQDKHKVYNSPIFLAFLANISVYTVYIPENRPSSTLIAHLNAIDNDSGENGRVTFEMIESYSFNNLSSKLSYSPQLQHILLNQHTYNNNHMNGDVIEIHSKQEAFNLFQLNTTHGDLTTRQLIDREENGMITNEVFILIKATDHGVSHQLHSFALIQVIIVDENDNPPKIISTGPTFNIEENQPTGTKIGEIAVIDPDIFSFVQLDDIYYPGLLEKQADDYFGKSSSFSQILNQQQQQQHKGLQVRIDPGHGRRDLPFTLHEIGNGRYFLNTTRPLDRETEEAFQFNIIATDNEPVRTYHDMKNNYPSANTINNHRYPGHTASLTVIVNVIDVNDNRPEIIFPNPITSNSTIHRLSYRVYAGHEIISINANDRDADQFNGKFHFEMVHDLKSSDLFTIDRDSGMLKTRRTLTKDDLGEYQVHIIVRDEGQPSLETQLLLRLLIDQSEPQWSSDIKNNRKYQFNDFLSSSSSSNQIHSNHHHSVRNNLDLYDRSRQELYTTSNDLLTLSLFKNLDSNVLFIIIIVILFFILIMVGLCIYLRHKYNFLHFIPDIYDNNKCLCCSTCLLSRRSQSTLSSNIDEKPHLKKLLDHATVTTTTTTTVTTTTTTTNITADCNNNTPIKTVMTTNTTTTTTTLKYLNHIDYGVCTDLLKYKQTNFNLGSLTPVSPICCSHSVVHLPISHNHHQQQQREHRLITNSRNRRHHENQDFFVESDASNALVTDNTSSFNNSLSPSHSNYDFNDFSRKHTSYVTNSNHRCWPLNPLTVNIPNIVNETNDTMHGSYYHFVPNSFGIEFPNQSKKDFYRGYKPGNGLLHAYNIGEQQQYVPNGRLCYINECNETSNAHIAPRNAWDASEFEFRPIKDNINSYQTASFTESGKSDDYVRPQVHSIHRTPIPDNDQYIENSNSVCYPQLTSHLSVWKSDPYLSQSMHDLIKKQHNKESNQVWTETNFYNKIGSTLDGINLKPEYYGTQLKRSKSTRYTTDKDLSSTKFQSKTMPFNSNFNDGEDQSSKQLRMITVHPSSDMKDKNNTITTGCHNSSITTTDNSNNNIHCTKTNQMSHYAISFPTVQASFV; translated from the exons atgttTTCACTGTTAGCTAAACCCAATCATAATTGTATCATAAAATTATCTTCTACAATATGCTTCATACATGTAATATTTTTCATCAATTACATTGTTACATTTAATCCTATTGTATTAAGAGATAATACACGTGAAAATGAAATTGTATCTAAAGATTTCCtattaaattatattcagtcaggttataaattatcattattgcaATCATCTAAAGGACGtgaatattttgatattaatGAAAATCATCAGTTGATAACATCACGTTTTATAGACCGCGATAAATTATGTCTACAGTCTAGATTATGTTGTCCACTCGAAGGATCTACAACAACAGTAACTGTAACATCAACCATTTCTTCTAATATTGGATCGCCTGGACATACCAACTTTATGGATTATCAGCATAATTATCTTCCACATACAACATCTAGAAACCATATACATGAATTACCGACACAATCAATTTATTATCCTAATTTGTGTTCTGCCAAAATGCATGATACTAAATCTCTATATAATCCAATGTGTACATTTAATTTAACTGTATCAGTTATGACATCACCGGCTGAGGTACCGGATACACATCAGATAACAATTATTATATGTGATGAAAATGATCATGTACCACAGTTTAAA AATCCTAATGACCACTTAAAAATGTTATCAGGACAAAATAGTTTTCCAGCATCTTTCAGTGGACAACCTATTCTTATTACAAATTTATCTGAAGCATCTCCAGTAGGAAGTCGTATAGTTTTACCATTGGCTGAAGATTTGGACTCCTCACCATTCAATGTTCAACGTTATGAGTTAGAAAATCTTGATCATTTAATTACTAGTGAGTCAGATTTACCTATGTTCCAACTGAATTACACAAAAAATATTGTTATTAGTTCTGATGGACATTATCCTTCGCATTCTGTTGGTCATGTATCAAATGACAGAACAGAGTCGGTTATTTCAAAACTTGAACTTGTCTTACTGAAACCTCTGAATCGTGAAGAAAAAGATCAGTATAAACTACAGATTCATGCTATTGATGGCGGTCAACCATCACAAACTGGTacacttattttatttattcatgtaataGACATAAATGACCATGCACCAGTTTTTAACCAATCAGTTTATGAAATTCATGTCAGTGAAGGAATTATAAATAAAACCATATTACAGTTGAGTGCTACGGATGCCGATGCTGGAGAAAACGctgttataatttataaatttcctAAAGGTTCCGAATGGATTACTTCAACATCATCACTTATCAGCAATGACATGAAGAATGTAAACCAATATCCACCAGGTTATTGGTTTCATTTGGATGATTCAACTGGTAGACTATCGATTCAGCGACCACTTGATTATGAAACAAAATCAGAACATATTTTCGAAGTTCTAGCTTATAATCCACCTTCAGTTTTATCGTCACCAAACCACAGAGTATCTTCAGATATGACAGCAACAGCTAAAATTATTGTGAAA GTTgataatgaatatgatgaaCCTCCATTTATTCAAATTGATTATTCTAacgaaaaaaatgaacaatataaaCATGTTACAGAAAATTCcatgaatttatattttatcgCTTTCATCATAGTCACAGATCCTGATTACAATGATAACAACAATTATCATTCACATTCTTCCTCTTCATTGTCTAAAACTGCATCAATCTCATGTAAATTAGAGACACATAACGAATCCTACAGTTTATTTGAATCAGATAATTACAAATTGAATAGAGCAAATGAAGTAAGATATGCTTTGCAAACAATTAAATCATTAGATCGTGAACTAGGTGATGAGAATAGAGTTGTAATTAGTTGTACAGATTCGGATACACCGCCGAAAACGTCGACTGCAACAGCTGTG GTAAAAATTGATGATCAAAATGATTGCATTCCAGAAATTCATGTTTCTACAATAAGTTTGACAGCGGCCAGCACTTACAATGCAGATAAATTTCAGCGACGACAACCTCATTACATACCAGTACAACCATGGTCAGTGAAAAAGTTAACTTATTTATTAGATAATGAACAAGACAAGCACAAAGTATATAATTCACCTATATTTTTAGCATTCTTAGCTAATATTTCTGTATATACTGTATATATACCTGAAAATAGACCATCATCTACATTAATTGCTCATTTAAATGCTATTGATAATGATTCCGGTGAAAATGGTCGTGTTACATTTGAAATGATTGAGtcatattcatttaataatttatctTCAAAACTAAGCTACTCACCACAACTTCAACATATTCTACTAAATCAAcatacttataataataatcatatgaatGGTGATGTAATTGAAATACATAGTAAACAAGAagcatttaatttatttcaattaaatacAACTCATGGCGATTTAACAACTCGTCAATTAATTGATCGTGAAGAAAATGGAATGataacaaatgaagtattcatttTGATTAAAGCTACAGATCATGGTGTTTCACATCAATTACATTCGTTCGCTTTAATTCAGGTAATTATCGTAGATGAAAATGATAATCCTCCAAAAATTATCAGCACGGGACCTACATTTAACATTGAGGAAAATCAGCCAACTGGTACTAAAATAGGTGAAATTGCAGTGATTGATCctgatatattttcatttgtacAACTTGATGATATTTATTATCCTGGGTTACTTGAAAAACAAGCTGATGATTATTTTGGAAAGTCATCAAgtttctctcaaattctaaaccaacaacaacaacagcagcataAAGGATTACAAGTGCGTATTGATCCAGGACATGGAAGAAGAGATCTACCTTTTACATTACATGAAATTGGTAATGGACGATACTTTTTGAATACAACACGCCCATTAGATCGTGAAACAGAGGAAGCTTTCCAATTTAATATTATTGCTACAGACAATGAACCTGTTCGTACTTATCatgatatgaaaaataattatccAAGTGCTAATACCATAAATAATCATCGTTATCCAGGTCATACAGCTTCATTGACTGTTATTGTCAATGTGATTGATGTGAATGATAATAGACCAGAGATTATATTTCCTAACCCAATTACATCGAATTCTACTATACATCGTTTATCATATCGTGTTTACGCTGGTCATGAAATTATCAGTATTAACGCTAATGATCGTGATGCTGATCAGTTCAATGGgaaatttcattttgaaatggtacatgatttaaaaagcagtgatttatttacaattgatcgAGATAGTGGTATGTTGAAAACACGTCGTACGTTAACAAAAGATGATCTAGGTGAATATCAAGTGCATATAATAGTACGAGATGAAGGTCAACCATCATTGGAAACACAGTTGTTATTACGTTTGTTAATTGATCAGTCTGAACCACAATGGTCATcagatataaaaaataataggaaatatcagtttaatgattttctatcatcgtcatcatcatctaaTCAAATACACAGTAATCATCATCATTCTGTTAGAAATAATCTTGACTTATATGATAGAAGTCGACAGGAATTATATACTACCAGCAATGACTTACTGACATTATCCTTGTTTAAAAATCTTGATTCAAATGTtctctttattatcattatagttattttattttttattctgatcatggttggattatgtatttatttacgacataaatataattttctgcATTTTATCCCAgatatatatgataataataagtgttTATGTTGCAGTACATGTCTGTTGTCTAGACGTAGTCAATCAACGTTGTCATCGAATATTGATGAAAAGCCTCATTTGAAAAAATTACTTGATCATGCGACGGTTACTACAACGACcactactactgttactactactactactactaccaatatAACTGctgattgtaataataatacaccGATAAAAACAGTGATGACGacaaatacaacaacaacaacaacaacgttGAAATACTTGAATCATATTGATTATGGAGTATGTAcagatttattaaaatataaacaaacgaATTTCAATTTGGGCTCATTAACACCAGTTAGTCCAATATGTTGTAGTCATTCTGTTGTACATTTACCCATCTCAcataatcatcatcaacaacaacagcgAGAACACCGTCTGATCACTAATAGTCGAAATCGTCGACATCATGAGAATCAAGATTTTTTTGTGGAATCTGATGCATCAAATGCTCTCGTCACTGATAATACTAGTAGTTTTAACAATTCTCTTTCGCCATCTCACTCaaattatgattttaatgattttaGTCGTAAGCACACTTCATATGTTACTAATAGCAATCATAGATGTTGGCCACTAAATCCATTGACTGTAAATATACCTAATATTGTCAATGAAACTAATGATACAATg CATGGCAGTTATTATCATTTTGTTCCGAATTCGTTTGGAATAGAATTTCCTAATCAAAGTAAAAAGGATTTCTATCGTGGCTACAAACCAG GTAATGGATTGTTACATGCCTATAATATTGGTGAACAGCAACAATATGTTCCTAATGGGCGTTTATGTTACATTAATGAATGTAATGAGACATCAAATGCACATATAGCTCCGAGAAATGCATGGGATGCTTCTGAATTTGAATTTCGACCAATCAAAGATAATATCAATTCATATCAG ACTGCTTCTTTCACAGAAAGTGGTAAATCAGATGATTATGTGAGACCTCAAGTTCACTCAATTCATAGAACGCCTATCCCAGACAATGACCAATACATTGAAAATAGCAATAGTGTTTGTTATCCACAACTTACGTCACATTTAAGTGTATGGAAATCTGACCCATATTTGAGTCAAAGTATGCATGATTTGATTAAAAAGCAGCATAATAAAGAAAGCAACCAAGTATGGACTGAAACAAATTTCTACAATAAAATTGGTTCTACATTAGATGGTATAAACCTTAAACCGGAATATTACGGCACACAATTAAAACGATCCAAGTCCACCAGGTATACCACTGATAAAGATTTAAGCAGTACGAAATTCCAGAGTAAGACCATGCCCTTTAATTCAAATTTTAATGATGGGGAGGATCAATCAAGTAAACAATTAAGAATGATAACAGTGCATCCATCCTCGGACATGAAAGATAAAAACAACACAATTACTACTGGTTGTCACAATAGCAgtattactactactgataatagTAACAACAATATTCATTGTACTAAAACTAATCAAATGTCACATTATGCTATTTCATTTCCGACTGTACAAGCTAGTTTTGTTTAG